The following coding sequences lie in one Komagataeibacter sucrofermentans DSM 15973 genomic window:
- a CDS encoding YhaN family protein, protein MHIRNLRIIRYGAIADLELDFGAAPGLHVIHGPNEAGKSTTLSAITDFLFGIPNQSDAGAVFGNDQIRLEASLMLANGATLDLRRRKGRTRTLAGLDGQPVSDDVLAPALGGMTRERFTALFGLNDETLRSGGAALLRANGDIGRLIVEAGGGLRALMTRLAEIDERRTALFAPRRAAERAFYKASDAFRAAQDSLKEASLTHEAYTSHCQQRDEARQHRADCDREQAELRRLHARLEQLAKALPQLHALTRLEAERATLADLAALPTGMGAEITAALDASAAAQASHAAARVQAQRLQQQTEVPAEQARLMAQGARVAHVIALGQVVRRARAVRPERDAKRQQINLSLASLRQWLNKGPDADLRQFMPARVVLEEIRQLADAQMQWRNAATALEQKIAQTDLDLARKAARLDTLRAQGRDRPVDADASAFATLPAEIKRLDLRRDGLAALQARLDARLQALGVATVAALQALPCPDAQAVREAAEGQQRLRIHHERITHALATERERLASLRPELARLEHAGNTITPEMLHAARVQRDDAWHAIRDAYLGADTTTPPATRQHNATMLESAITQVDSLSRQLLAQADRLARIEALRHDITQRTDTIACHERTEAETARQIARHWQEFITPFSAIMAHAATPAALEAFLQQRGDVLAEAEQVATERTALEHEHIRLAVQRDGLAHLARTLGVDADLPPAACVEGVTRALRLHASAHEEYDRLRHEHDDLLPQRAQLGQQAEALEAERQQWAARWAPAMQAIGLNADALPMTGRNLADEWAAAPAAIAQLAELDEATAQAAANEAELARDLDGLRPHLALSLPADAALAAHELEQHWRETEKAHHQREALQPELDKANHMVAQGEAGVQAATSVLDALQARTHVQGADALRQLATRLEQRDSVAAAHAQALHTLSCMTDGRSPAQLHAALEGRDGPELQAELAAMQARQQQLAATRDDAVRTEQHAESALAAFEHNTDAPQAAARREAAITSLHRIVEEYAELTLARNLIAAAMDRVRAQVQDPLVRQAGRFMAQATDGAFSGIQTELDAGNEPVVRGVRPDGSTVGVSEMSAGTRDQLFLAFRLASVETYCRATEPLPFIADDLLVQFDDARSHSTLSVLAEFARTTQVLLFTHHDSIRDMARVLQGEGAAINLLELPALASTRPVAAIED, encoded by the coding sequence ATGCACATTCGTAACCTGCGCATCATCCGCTATGGCGCCATTGCGGATCTGGAACTCGATTTTGGTGCGGCTCCCGGCCTGCATGTCATTCATGGTCCGAACGAGGCGGGCAAAAGCACCACGCTTTCCGCCATAACGGATTTTCTGTTCGGCATTCCCAACCAGTCCGATGCCGGTGCCGTCTTTGGCAATGACCAGATCCGGCTGGAGGCCAGCCTCATGCTGGCCAACGGCGCCACGCTCGACCTGCGCCGCCGCAAGGGCCGCACCCGCACGCTGGCCGGCCTCGATGGCCAGCCGGTCAGCGATGACGTGCTGGCTCCGGCCCTTGGCGGCATGACGCGCGAGCGCTTTACCGCCCTGTTCGGCCTCAATGATGAAACCCTGCGCAGCGGGGGCGCGGCCCTGCTCCGGGCCAATGGTGATATCGGGCGGCTGATCGTGGAGGCGGGCGGCGGCCTGCGTGCCCTCATGACACGGCTGGCCGAGATCGATGAACGGCGCACGGCCCTGTTTGCCCCCCGCCGCGCGGCGGAGCGGGCCTTCTACAAGGCATCCGATGCCTTTCGCGCGGCACAGGACAGCCTGAAGGAAGCCTCGCTTACGCATGAGGCCTATACAAGCCATTGCCAGCAGCGTGACGAGGCCCGCCAGCACCGGGCTGATTGTGACCGTGAACAGGCCGAACTGCGCCGCCTGCATGCACGCCTCGAACAACTGGCCAAAGCCTTGCCCCAGCTTCACGCCCTGACCCGGCTGGAAGCTGAACGTGCCACGCTGGCCGACCTCGCCGCGCTGCCCACCGGCATGGGGGCGGAGATTACCGCCGCTCTTGATGCCAGCGCTGCCGCCCAGGCCAGCCATGCCGCGGCCCGCGTGCAGGCCCAGCGCCTGCAACAGCAGACAGAAGTGCCAGCAGAGCAGGCCCGGCTCATGGCGCAGGGCGCGCGCGTGGCGCATGTGATTGCGCTGGGGCAGGTGGTCCGCCGCGCGCGCGCGGTCCGGCCTGAACGTGACGCCAAACGCCAGCAGATCAACCTCAGCCTTGCCAGCCTGCGGCAGTGGCTCAACAAGGGCCCGGATGCCGATCTGCGCCAGTTCATGCCCGCGCGCGTGGTGCTGGAAGAAATACGCCAGCTGGCCGATGCCCAGATGCAGTGGCGCAACGCGGCCACGGCGCTCGAGCAGAAAATAGCCCAGACCGACCTTGACCTTGCCCGCAAGGCGGCACGCCTCGACACCCTGCGGGCACAGGGGCGTGACCGGCCCGTGGATGCAGATGCATCCGCCTTTGCCACCCTGCCAGCCGAGATCAAGCGCCTTGATCTGCGCAGGGATGGTCTTGCAGCCCTTCAGGCCAGGCTTGATGCGCGGCTGCAGGCATTGGGCGTGGCTACGGTTGCGGCCCTGCAGGCCCTGCCATGCCCCGATGCGCAGGCCGTGCGCGAGGCAGCCGAGGGCCAGCAGCGGCTGCGCATCCACCATGAGCGCATTACCCACGCCCTGGCTACGGAGCGCGAACGGCTGGCCAGCTTGCGCCCGGAACTTGCGCGGCTTGAGCACGCAGGCAACACCATTACGCCCGAAATGCTGCATGCCGCCCGCGTGCAGCGCGACGATGCATGGCACGCCATCCGCGATGCCTATCTGGGCGCGGACACCACCACCCCACCCGCCACGCGCCAGCACAATGCCACGATGCTGGAGAGCGCCATCACGCAGGTGGACAGCCTGTCACGCCAGTTGCTGGCACAGGCCGATCGCCTTGCCCGCATCGAGGCGCTGCGCCACGATATTACCCAGCGCACCGACACGATCGCCTGCCATGAGCGCACGGAGGCCGAAACGGCACGGCAGATTGCCCGGCACTGGCAGGAATTCATCACGCCCTTTTCCGCCATTATGGCCCATGCGGCCACGCCCGCGGCACTTGAAGCGTTCCTGCAGCAGCGCGGCGACGTGCTGGCCGAGGCCGAACAGGTCGCCACCGAGCGCACGGCTCTTGAACACGAGCACATCAGGCTGGCCGTGCAGCGTGACGGGCTGGCGCATCTGGCCCGCACGCTGGGCGTTGACGCTGATCTGCCGCCCGCCGCCTGCGTGGAGGGCGTAACCCGCGCTCTGCGCCTTCATGCCAGCGCGCATGAGGAATATGACCGCCTGCGGCATGAACATGATGACCTGCTGCCCCAACGCGCCCAGCTTGGCCAGCAGGCTGAGGCACTTGAGGCCGAACGGCAGCAATGGGCCGCCCGCTGGGCACCCGCCATGCAGGCCATTGGCCTGAACGCCGATGCCCTGCCCATGACGGGCCGTAACCTTGCCGATGAATGGGCGGCAGCGCCCGCCGCCATTGCCCAACTGGCCGAACTTGATGAAGCCACGGCGCAGGCTGCGGCAAATGAAGCCGAACTGGCGCGTGACCTTGACGGGTTGCGCCCCCATCTTGCCCTGAGCCTGCCCGCTGACGCGGCGCTGGCCGCCCACGAACTGGAACAGCACTGGCGCGAGACCGAGAAGGCCCACCACCAGCGCGAAGCCCTGCAACCCGAACTCGACAAGGCCAACCATATGGTGGCGCAGGGCGAGGCTGGCGTGCAGGCCGCCACCAGCGTGCTTGATGCGCTTCAGGCCCGCACCCACGTGCAGGGCGCTGATGCGCTGCGGCAGCTTGCCACCCGGCTGGAACAGCGTGACAGCGTGGCTGCCGCCCACGCACAGGCGCTGCATACCCTGTCCTGCATGACTGATGGCCGGTCCCCCGCCCAGCTTCATGCAGCCCTTGAGGGGCGTGACGGGCCGGAACTTCAGGCGGAACTCGCGGCGATGCAGGCCCGGCAGCAGCAGCTTGCCGCCACCCGTGATGATGCCGTGCGCACGGAGCAGCATGCCGAAAGCGCCCTTGCCGCCTTTGAGCACAATACCGATGCCCCGCAGGCCGCCGCCCGGCGCGAGGCGGCCATTACCAGCCTGCACCGCATTGTGGAGGAATATGCCGAACTGACCCTGGCGCGTAACCTGATCGCCGCCGCCATGGACCGCGTGCGCGCGCAGGTGCAGGACCCGCTGGTGCGGCAGGCGGGCCGCTTCATGGCGCAGGCGACCGATGGCGCCTTTAGCGGCATACAGACAGAACTCGATGCCGGTAATGAGCCCGTGGTGCGCGGCGTGCGCCCTGATGGCAGCACGGTGGGGGTGAGCGAGATGAGTGCGGGCACGCGCGACCAGCTTTTCCTCGCCTTCCGCCTGGCCAGCGTCGAGACCTATTGCCGCGCGACCGAACCGCTGCCCTTTATTGCCGATGACCTGCTGGTGCAGTTTGATGATGCCCGCAGCCATAGCACGCTGAGCGTGCTGGCCGAATTTGCGCGCACCACGCAGGTGCTGTTGTTCACCCATCACGACAGCATACGCGACATGGCCCGCGTCCTGCAGGGCGAAGGGGCCGCGATCAACCTGCTTGAACTGCCCGCTCTGGCCAGCACGCGCCCGGTGGCTGCAATAGAGGACTGA
- a CDS encoding NAD-dependent succinate-semialdehyde dehydrogenase, whose protein sequence is MTVHLANTSLFRTDAFIHGEWVPAANGARRAVHNPATGAAVAEVAECGAADAARAIEAAVAAQAQWRNRTGAQRQVILARWHDLVMDNLDDLATLIVTEQGKPRGEAAGEIRYAASFLSWFAAEAMRGYGDIIPPTNPATRLSVIRQPVGVCAAITPWNFPAAMIIRKAAPALAAGCAMIIKPSELTPLTALALAELAHQAGVPAGLVQVLPGDGVRLGKALCASPAIRKLSFTGSTQVGRILMAQSAPTLKRLSLELGGNAPFIVFEDAHIEQAIKSAIAAKFRNAGQTCVCANRFLVHDSIYDDFATRFARVVGRLEVGPGHEPNSVIGPLISAQARDKVEAHVRDAVTKGAGVLCGGTRDRAGALFYRPTVLRDVTPAMRIAHEETFGPVAPLMRFHTEAEAIAMANDTEYGLAAYFFTRDHARACRVAEALEYGMVGHNTGLISNEVAPFGGIKQSGMGREGSRYGMDEYLEMKYVCTDITDPDA, encoded by the coding sequence ATGACCGTGCATCTCGCCAATACATCGCTTTTTCGCACGGATGCGTTCATTCATGGCGAATGGGTCCCGGCGGCAAATGGCGCGCGCCGCGCGGTGCACAACCCGGCGACCGGCGCGGCGGTGGCGGAAGTAGCGGAATGCGGGGCGGCGGATGCGGCGCGCGCCATTGAGGCAGCCGTGGCGGCACAGGCGCAATGGCGCAACCGCACCGGCGCGCAGCGGCAGGTGATCCTGGCGCGCTGGCATGATCTGGTCATGGACAATCTTGATGACCTTGCCACCCTGATCGTGACCGAGCAGGGCAAGCCGCGCGGGGAAGCGGCGGGCGAGATCCGCTATGCCGCAAGCTTCCTGTCATGGTTTGCAGCCGAGGCCATGCGTGGCTATGGCGACATAATCCCTCCCACCAACCCCGCTACCCGGCTGAGCGTGATCCGCCAGCCCGTGGGGGTGTGCGCCGCGATTACGCCATGGAATTTCCCTGCGGCCATGATTATCCGCAAGGCTGCCCCCGCCCTTGCGGCGGGGTGCGCCATGATCATCAAGCCATCGGAACTGACCCCGCTCACCGCCCTGGCGCTGGCTGAACTTGCCCATCAGGCTGGCGTGCCCGCAGGGCTGGTGCAGGTGCTGCCCGGTGATGGCGTGCGGCTGGGCAAGGCGCTGTGCGCAAGCCCCGCCATTCGCAAGCTGTCCTTTACCGGCTCGACGCAGGTCGGGCGCATTCTCATGGCGCAGTCAGCCCCCACGCTCAAGCGCCTGTCGCTTGAACTTGGCGGCAATGCGCCCTTCATCGTGTTCGAGGATGCGCATATCGAACAGGCCATCAAGAGCGCCATCGCCGCCAAATTCCGCAATGCTGGCCAGACCTGCGTGTGCGCCAACCGCTTTTTGGTGCATGACAGCATCTATGATGACTTCGCCACCCGCTTTGCCAGAGTAGTGGGCAGGCTGGAGGTGGGGCCGGGCCATGAGCCCAACTCCGTCATTGGCCCGCTCATCAGCGCACAGGCGCGCGACAAGGTGGAGGCCCATGTGCGCGATGCCGTGACAAAGGGCGCAGGCGTGCTGTGTGGCGGCACGCGCGACAGGGCAGGCGCGCTGTTCTATCGCCCCACCGTGCTGCGCGATGTAACACCCGCCATGCGCATTGCCCATGAGGAAACCTTCGGCCCCGTGGCCCCGCTCATGCGCTTTCACACCGAGGCGGAAGCCATCGCCATGGCCAATGACACGGAATATGGCCTTGCCGCCTATTTCTTCACCCGCGACCACGCCCGCGCCTGCCGCGTGGCCGAAGCGCTGGAATACGGCATGGTGGGCCATAATACCGGGCTGATCTCGAACGAGGTCGCCCCCTTTGGCGGCATCAAGCAGTCGGGCATGGGGCGCGAGGGCTCGCGCTACGGCATGGATGAATATCTGGAGATGAAATATGTCTGCACCGACATTACCGATCCGGACGCCTGA
- the nadC gene encoding carboxylating nicotinate-nucleotide diphosphorylase — protein sequence MLHPLPDIMLEPLVRAGLLEDLGRAGDLTTDAVIGEGDTIVRAAFVARQEGVIAGLDMARLSFALMDRRITFAPKVRDGGRVGPGDVLATVEGPARGILSGERVGLNFLSHLSGIATATAAVVDLVRPYRARITCTRKTMPGLRAIQKYAVRAGGGGNHRFGLDDAILIKDNHLAFAGGVRPAVERARAAAGHLVRIELEVDTLEQLREGLETGGVDVFLLDNMPPDTLREAVKLVDGRAITEASGGITPDTVTAVAKAGVDLISLGWLTHTVRVMDIGLDYQP from the coding sequence ATGCTCCACCCCTTGCCCGACATCATGCTCGAACCCCTCGTGCGCGCGGGCCTGCTGGAGGATCTGGGCCGCGCGGGCGATCTCACCACCGATGCCGTGATCGGGGAGGGCGATACCATCGTCCGCGCCGCCTTTGTGGCGCGGCAGGAAGGCGTGATCGCGGGGCTGGATATGGCGCGCCTGTCCTTTGCCCTGATGGACCGGCGCATCACGTTTGCCCCAAAGGTGCGTGATGGCGGCAGGGTCGGGCCGGGCGACGTGCTGGCCACGGTGGAAGGTCCGGCACGCGGCATCCTGTCGGGCGAGCGGGTGGGGCTGAACTTCCTGTCGCATCTCAGCGGCATTGCCACGGCCACGGCTGCGGTGGTTGACCTCGTGCGGCCTTACCGCGCCCGCATCACCTGCACGCGCAAGACCATGCCCGGCCTGCGCGCCATCCAGAAATATGCCGTGCGGGCAGGCGGCGGCGGCAACCACCGTTTTGGCCTTGATGATGCGATCCTGATCAAGGACAACCACCTCGCCTTTGCCGGTGGCGTCAGGCCCGCGGTCGAGCGCGCGCGGGCGGCGGCAGGCCATCTGGTGCGCATCGAACTGGAAGTGGACACGCTGGAACAGTTGCGCGAAGGGCTGGAAACCGGCGGCGTGGATGTGTTCCTGCTTGATAACATGCCGCCCGACACGCTGCGCGAAGCCGTGAAACTGGTGGATGGCCGCGCCATAACCGAGGCTTCGGGCGGGATAACGCCCGATACGGTCACCGCCGTGGCGAAGGCAGGGGTGGACCTGATCTCGCTGGGCTGGCTGACGCATACCGTGCGTGTCATGGATATCGGGCTGGATTACCAGCCCTGA
- a CDS encoding cold-shock protein — MAAGTVKWFNAQKGFGFIQPDDGSADAFVHISAVEQAGQQTLSEGQAVTYDLERGRNGKSSAVNLKIG; from the coding sequence ATGGCCGCAGGAACAGTTAAATGGTTCAACGCCCAGAAGGGCTTTGGATTTATCCAGCCTGATGACGGAAGCGCCGATGCTTTCGTGCACATTTCTGCCGTTGAGCAGGCTGGCCAGCAGACCCTGTCCGAAGGGCAGGCCGTGACGTATGACCTCGAACGGGGCCGTAACGGCAAGTCTTCTGCAGTCAATCTCAAGATTGGCTGA
- a CDS encoding DNA repair exonuclease, producing the protein MNEFRFLHAADLHLDSPLRGLGVRSDEYARLIGDASRRAFNDMIDLAINRECRFVVLAGDVFDGDLRDAQCGLFFVNGMARLKQAGIRVFMILGNHDAENRFVRHLHVTDNVHLFDTRKAETQVMDDLGVAVHGRSFGRRDVTDNIARHYPPPVPGLFNIGILHTACQGREGHEPYAPCTVEQLVNHGYQYWALGHVHTREILHRDPYVVYAGNLQGRHAREAGPKGASLVSVRGGAVVDVAHQVLDVVRWASVRVDLSTATTRGEMTGLIRHAVEGLVHEAGERPVALRLELAGATALHAGLIRNARDLTLEVETVLASISDEIWLERLKVHTHALTRAPVLDTSTGGRIAADIRASATPEALRAELDAILAAVIDRMPAHTRTEALRAGLAADIPARAVDLALSLVENPEESHDAHS; encoded by the coding sequence ATGAACGAATTCCGCTTTCTTCATGCCGCCGACCTGCATCTCGATAGCCCGCTGCGGGGCCTGGGCGTGCGCTCGGATGAATATGCCCGCCTGATTGGTGATGCCTCGCGCCGCGCCTTTAATGACATGATCGACCTTGCCATCAACCGTGAATGCCGCTTCGTGGTGCTGGCGGGCGATGTGTTTGATGGCGACCTGCGTGATGCGCAGTGCGGGCTGTTTTTCGTTAACGGCATGGCGCGGCTGAAGCAGGCGGGTATCCGCGTGTTCATGATTCTGGGCAACCATGATGCCGAGAACCGCTTTGTGCGCCACCTGCACGTGACCGATAACGTGCACCTGTTCGATACCCGCAAGGCCGAAACGCAGGTGATGGATGACCTTGGCGTGGCCGTGCATGGCCGCAGTTTTGGCCGCCGCGACGTGACCGACAATATTGCCCGGCACTACCCGCCGCCCGTGCCCGGCCTGTTCAACATCGGCATCCTGCACACCGCCTGCCAGGGGCGCGAGGGGCATGAGCCTTACGCACCCTGCACGGTCGAGCAGCTGGTCAATCATGGCTACCAGTACTGGGCGCTGGGCCATGTGCACACCCGCGAGATCCTGCATCGCGATCCCTATGTGGTCTATGCGGGCAACCTGCAGGGCCGCCACGCGCGCGAGGCCGGGCCGAAAGGGGCTTCGCTGGTGAGCGTGCGCGGGGGTGCCGTGGTGGATGTGGCGCATCAGGTGCTTGACGTGGTGCGCTGGGCCAGCGTGCGGGTTGACCTGTCCACCGCCACCACGCGCGGCGAAATGACCGGCCTGATCCGCCACGCGGTTGAGGGGCTGGTGCATGAGGCAGGCGAGCGCCCCGTTGCCCTGAGGCTGGAACTCGCAGGCGCGACAGCGCTGCATGCGGGCCTGATCCGCAACGCGCGCGACCTGACGCTGGAGGTCGAGACCGTGCTGGCCAGCATATCCGATGAGATCTGGCTCGAACGCCTCAAGGTTCATACCCACGCGCTCACCCGCGCGCCCGTGCTCGATACCTCAACCGGCGGGCGCATTGCCGCTGATATCCGCGCCAGTGCCACGCCTGAGGCCCTGCGCGCGGAACTCGATGCCATCCTTGCCGCCGTGATCGACCGCATGCCCGCCCATACCCGCACCGAGGCCCTGCGCGCGGGGCTTGCAGCCGACATACCCGCCCGCGCGGTGGACCTTGCCCTGTCATTGGTGGAAAACCCCGAAGAAAGCCACGATGCACATTCGTAA
- a CDS encoding L-aspartate oxidase, protein MTALPPLPSLVGQPLIVGAGLAGVMTALSTTRPCVLLCAGRLDELRPPPAASWLAQGGLAAAIGADDTPALHAADTLAAGAGLCDPAIVARVTDDGPAAVRRLAALGVAWDRNPDGSLQRGLEAAHARRRIVHAGEDATGAAIMRALIARVRHTPRITVIEQARARDLVLHDGAVAGLRVVVAGEEATLPATAIVLATGGVGGLFADTTNPAGATGSGLAIAARAGAVLGNMEFVQFHPTALSAGADGQRLCLVSEAVRGEGATLIDETGARFTEELATRDTVSRAVWRHMMEGHTVYLDARKAIGAAFTQHFPAISALCAAHGIDPLTQPIPVRPAAHYHMGGVVVDHAGRTGVPGLWAAGEVACTGLHGANRLASNSLLEAVSFGTWIGQALDGHDRPVRSVASVAATGPQWMPPPVGLRRLMSRYAGVIRSGAELEAGLAQVLAQPESDARLVCAAIMHAALMRAESRGGHFRSDYPHAAPTPHASRLTLAELTRLSTQMDAPMATPQ, encoded by the coding sequence ATGACCGCGCTCCCGCCCCTGCCATCGCTTGTGGGGCAGCCGCTCATCGTGGGGGCGGGGCTGGCGGGGGTGATGACCGCGCTCTCCACCACGCGGCCGTGCGTGCTGCTGTGCGCGGGCAGACTTGATGAACTTCGCCCGCCGCCCGCCGCAAGCTGGCTGGCGCAGGGTGGTCTGGCCGCTGCCATTGGCGCGGATGATACGCCCGCCCTGCACGCGGCCGACACGCTGGCGGCAGGCGCTGGCCTGTGCGACCCCGCTATAGTGGCGCGGGTAACCGATGATGGCCCCGCCGCAGTCCGGCGCCTTGCAGCCCTGGGCGTGGCATGGGACCGCAACCCCGATGGCAGCCTGCAACGCGGGCTGGAGGCCGCCCATGCGCGCCGCCGCATCGTGCATGCAGGCGAGGACGCGACGGGAGCCGCCATCATGCGCGCCCTGATCGCCCGTGTGCGGCACACCCCGCGCATTACAGTCATCGAGCAGGCGCGGGCTCGTGATCTGGTGCTGCATGATGGCGCGGTGGCCGGGCTGCGGGTGGTTGTTGCGGGGGAGGAGGCAACCCTGCCTGCCACCGCCATCGTGCTGGCCACGGGCGGCGTGGGCGGGCTGTTTGCCGATACCACCAACCCGGCAGGGGCCACAGGCAGCGGGCTTGCCATTGCCGCGCGCGCGGGCGCCGTGCTGGGCAATATGGAGTTCGTGCAGTTTCATCCTACCGCCCTTTCCGCCGGGGCGGATGGGCAGCGCCTGTGTCTTGTCAGCGAGGCCGTGCGGGGCGAAGGCGCCACCCTGATCGATGAAACCGGTGCCCGCTTTACCGAGGAACTTGCCACGCGTGACACCGTATCGCGCGCGGTGTGGCGGCACATGATGGAAGGGCATACGGTCTATCTCGATGCCCGCAAGGCTATCGGGGCGGCCTTTACGCAGCATTTCCCCGCCATTTCCGCGCTGTGCGCGGCGCATGGCATTGATCCGCTCACGCAGCCCATCCCCGTAAGGCCTGCTGCCCATTACCATATGGGCGGCGTGGTGGTTGACCATGCGGGGCGCACCGGCGTGCCGGGCCTGTGGGCTGCGGGCGAGGTCGCCTGCACCGGCCTGCATGGGGCCAACCGGCTGGCCAGCAATTCCCTGCTTGAGGCGGTGTCGTTCGGCACATGGATCGGCCAGGCGCTTGATGGCCATGATCGGCCGGTCCGGTCGGTGGCCAGCGTGGCTGCTACAGGGCCACAATGGATGCCCCCGCCGGTTGGCCTGCGGCGGCTCATGAGCCGTTATGCCGGTGTCATTCGCAGCGGGGCGGAACTTGAGGCCGGGCTGGCGCAGGTGCTGGCCCAGCCTGAAAGCGATGCCCGGCTGGTCTGTGCCGCCATCATGCACGCGGCCCTGATGCGCGCCGAAAGCCGGGGCGGCCATTTCCGCAGCGATTATCCGCACGCCGCACCCACGCCCCATGCCTCGCGCCTGACACTGGCGGAACTTACCCGCCTGAGCACGCAGATGGACGCGCCCATGGCGACCCCCCAATGA
- a CDS encoding Fe2+-dependent dioxygenase — MLLHIPALLNADELAHCRARLQSAQWTDGRETAGVQSAKTKHNLQLPRDSGACRELGEIVLRALGRNALFNSAVLPYRVSPPLFNRYEGGMRFGAHVDNAIRGILAGGIHTRIRTDVSSTLFFSDPDEYDGGELTIHANGNEQAIKLPAGDMILYPTTVLHSVTPVTRGCRLAAFFWSQSMIAEESRRQIMFDLDMQVTSLRERLGDADSAVLSLTNIYHNMMRQWCVL; from the coding sequence ATGCTGCTGCACATCCCCGCCCTGCTCAACGCCGATGAACTCGCCCACTGCCGCGCCCGGCTGCAAAGCGCGCAGTGGACCGATGGCCGCGAGACGGCGGGCGTGCAGTCGGCCAAAACCAAGCACAACCTGCAACTGCCCCGCGATTCCGGGGCATGCCGCGAACTGGGTGAGATCGTGCTGCGCGCGCTCGGGCGCAATGCCCTGTTCAACAGCGCGGTGCTGCCCTACCGGGTCAGCCCGCCGCTGTTCAACCGCTATGAAGGCGGCATGCGCTTTGGCGCGCATGTCGATAACGCCATACGCGGCATCCTCGCAGGGGGCATCCACACGCGCATCCGCACCGATGTGTCCTCCACGCTGTTCTTCTCCGACCCTGATGAATATGACGGCGGCGAGCTGACCATCCATGCCAATGGCAACGAGCAGGCCATAAAACTGCCCGCGGGCGACATGATTCTCTACCCCACCACGGTGCTGCACAGCGTTACGCCAGTCACGCGCGGGTGCAGGCTGGCAGCATTTTTCTGGTCGCAGTCGATGATTGCCGAGGAAAGCCGCAGGCAGATCATGTTCGACCTCGACATGCAGGTTACATCGCTGCGCGAACGGCTGGGGGATGCGGATTCCGCCGTGCTGTCACTAACCAATATCTACCATAACATGATGCGCCAGTGGTGCGTGCTGTGA
- a CDS encoding LysR family transcriptional regulator has protein sequence MFLRQLTYLIALDRYRHFSRAAESCGVSQPALSSAIRQLETELGITIIRRTRRFNGLTDEGQRVLDWARQTLAALDGLRQEAAFAQAVAGGSLSIGLMPPALQASPVLLESFRTAIPGLHLQVRLGSSADTIHRLRQQQLDLGLVYLDQIPPDGPFEALPLYTEQHVLVAAEPFVLPAGRREWHTLADLPLCLLSTEMRTRQIVDEAFRAAGVTPSIVLETNSLEVLYAELLAGRLASILPVAALPTHTGHGRLQVRPLGPCAAPEVGLARLTQSLPTALTVRVWEIAASMDMRDIFALR, from the coding sequence GTGTTTCTGCGGCAACTGACTTACCTCATAGCGCTTGATCGCTACCGGCATTTCTCCCGCGCGGCGGAAAGCTGCGGCGTGTCGCAGCCCGCGCTCTCCTCGGCCATACGCCAGCTCGAGACCGAACTGGGCATTACCATCATCCGCCGCACCCGCCGCTTCAATGGCCTGACCGATGAGGGGCAGCGCGTGCTCGACTGGGCGCGCCAGACGCTGGCAGCCCTTGATGGCCTGCGGCAGGAAGCCGCCTTCGCGCAGGCGGTGGCGGGCGGGTCGCTGTCCATCGGCCTGATGCCGCCAGCACTCCAGGCCTCGCCCGTGCTGCTGGAAAGTTTTCGCACCGCCATCCCCGGCCTGCACCTGCAGGTGCGGCTTGGTTCATCTGCCGATACCATCCACCGCCTGCGCCAGCAGCAGCTTGATCTGGGGCTGGTCTATCTTGACCAGATCCCGCCCGATGGCCCCTTTGAGGCCCTGCCGCTTTACACTGAACAGCACGTGCTGGTGGCCGCCGAGCCGTTCGTGCTGCCCGCGGGCCGACGCGAGTGGCACACGCTGGCCGACCTGCCGCTATGCCTGCTGAGCACGGAAATGCGCACCCGCCAGATCGTGGATGAGGCTTTTCGCGCGGCGGGCGTGACGCCGAGCATCGTGCTGGAAACCAACTCGCTCGAGGTGCTGTATGCCGAGCTGCTGGCCGGGCGCCTGGCCAGCATCCTGCCCGTTGCGGCCCTGCCCACCCATACGGGGCATGGCCGGCTGCAGGTGCGCCCGCTGGGGCCATGCGCCGCGCCCGAAGTCGGGCTGGCACGGCTGACGCAGTCCCTGCCCACCGCATTGACCGTGCGGGTATGGGAGATTGCGGCGAGCATGGACATGCGCGACATCTTCGCCCTCAGGTAG